From the Penaeus monodon isolate SGIC_2016 chromosome 3, NSTDA_Pmon_1, whole genome shotgun sequence genome, the window aatatataaataaatattatatatatatataaatatatatatatatatatatatatatatatatatatatatataaaggggaaaggggatcgttgggattgtagcaactaccatggcattacactgctcagcataccaggcaaggttctcacccacatacttctgaaatggatccacaaccATCTACTGAGgaatcagagaccggagcagtctggatttactcctggcaagtccacaatagaccgtatactagcgcttcgagtaattgtagaacgccgtcgtgagtttggtcgttggttgcttgtagcctacatctacctcaaggtgtttgactcggtgcatcgggaatcgctatgggagatcctgaggctcaggggaattccgacacagattattggcctgatagcaaacctctatactggtactgaaagtgctgtaaagtgtggtgggggtatgtcaaacttcttccctgttaattcaggggtgaggcaaggctgtgtccttgcaccaacacttttcaacacttgtatggactggataatgggcagagctactagccaaagtcagtgtggagcaacattaggcaatattaaggtctcagaccttgactttgccgataatgttgccatcctatctgagtccttggagtcacttgtggtggctcttgatgcaattagcaatgaggcaaagcccctaggcctagaggtctcctggaccaagaccaagattcaggactttgggggcctgttaggggaacccgttcagtcgatccatgcttacggcaaggacgttgaagttaaagaaagttttacatatcttggtgcgtagttcatatctctgggttgtcagaccaggaagtcagtagacggattggtctggcaacaggagccatgaactccatcaacaagagcgtttggagatgttggtacctatgtagaaggaccaagctgcgtgtcttcaaggccttgataatgccagttttgctctatggaagcgaaacctggatgctatccagtgtcttggagtctcgccttgatgccttttgtaaaaagtcccttacaccgtgagactggcatgggacctgttacttgcataatccgggattgccaactcaggctatatggccacctagctcatctccctgtggacgaccctgcccaccaggttgtctctctgcgagacaaccctgggtggaggagacctgtgtgACGACCtcggagatcatggcttgggcagcttgacgagacctgtcgtgaggaattagagatgggccatgggccaGCCTGaagactcgcctcaagggatcctcgtggctagaagcgaagggtggatgcagccatgcgcccccatcggcattaccccttgatgatgatgatgatgatgatgatgatgatgatgatgatgatgatgatgatgatgatgatgatgatgatgatgatgatgatgatatacctatatatatatatatatatatatatatatatatatatatatatatatatatatatatatatatatacacataaatatacacacatatatacacacatgtatataaacatatatatatatatatatatatatatatatataatatattatatataaaatatagaatatatatataaaatatagaatatatatataaaatagagaaaaaatataaaatatataaaaatatatatatatatataatatatataatatatgataaaatatatatataaaagatagataatatatatatatataaatatatataaaataataatatatatatatatatatatagggtatatataaaattatatatatatatatattatatatatatattatatagatatatatatatatattttatattattatatatattatatatatatatattatatataattatatatatattttaattaatatattatattttatatatatatatatatatatattttatatataattatattttatatatatatatattatatatatatatatatatatatatatatatatatataatatataataatatattttattatattatattatatattaatattatattatatatattattattatatatattatatcaatatattgattatatatttatatattataattatattacatgtattttaatttatatatattaaatatataacatatatatacatatcaattgaTATAGATAACGTANNNNNNNNNNNNNNNNNNNNNNNNNNNNNNNNNNNNNNNNNNNNNNNNNNNNNNNNNNNNNNNNNNNNNNNNNNNNNNNNNNNNNNNNNNNNNNNNNNNNtgaattggggaaaattttaaaaactgtagAAGGTCAGGAAATATGCcctttattagtaaaaaaaagaaaaagaaaaaaaaaaaaaaaaattgtgagtttTCCtccaggatttaaaaaaaatatgatatgaagGTTTTATAAGCAGACAATATAAGCAAAAAGTACAAGGTGGTAgcataaaaggaaatgaaaattggATGCTAAACCAGGGAATGCAGGAGTGATCTGGAATGATATGAAATCTGTTAAAGAAAGAGTTCAGTATAAGAACTATTGCTATGTCATATAGATAGGAATTGCAACATTTTAAATAGTGATGTGTGTTTAATATTAAGTTATTTTTGATTATGTGTTTAGATATTAGGAATTCTTTTGTGCTTTCAGGAACAGGATCGAGATCCTAGTCCTTCCAAGGTTGGTGAGATGTGCAGCCGTTGGGAGCAGCACATACGTGATTCCTCGCCTGAGCGCCAGGACAGGTCACGGAGTCCCCAGAAGACTCTTTCTAGATCCATAAGTCCAAGGAAGCTACCAGCTGCTCAGAATGCCAGCCCTGTGAAATCCACAAGTTCTGTTGATATGGGCACTATTGCAGGAGACCAAGCTGCTAGTCCATATAGGTAATATTATTTGCTTGTGTTTGATTGTCAACCTGATATTTATTGCTTGAAAGTGAACGTTAGTGATTACTCATGtgaattttgtgtatttttgaaaAGAAATCTGTATTATGAAAAACATCTCTTAGGATGAAATCCCAAGGAGATGGACCACTAAATCGATTAGGTAATGAGCGCAGGAGCCGGAGAGACCTAAGTCCCCATAAACCTCCACCAGTGGGGGACATTGTGAAGGGTGAAGCTCCTATGTCTGCAGTGGTGCCACTCATTGATGACCCACACATGTCCTCTGTGAGGCAGCGGGCAGCAGCATTTGATTCTGCaggtgagtgaaagagaaagagagagagagggagtggaagactGACTGACAGGCTTGCTCTTCAAATTAGCTGGAATGTGTAGCTATGTAGCTTCTAGTACAGTGTCTAGCCTTAACCCTGATCTGGATGACATGACTATCACGAGGGGCAGGTGATTTGAACATgctgtcatgggaaaatttggctgagggctgGGGTGATGGGACCTTGCTGTCATTAGAATTTCAGCTGAAGGCATGgaggagggtgattagactctttgtgcatttaggaaggggctcttgTATTATTTCTGTCAATAAATGAGATTGGAATGTACcatctgtgagccatgactggtAAAATGCCAACTGGAAAGGACACTACTTTTATGCTTAGGATCCCTTTCCTGCCTACTCCTGTGGAGTTTGtataacagaaaacgaaaatagGAGAAATTTACACTAATAAGGaaatgttacttattattattattgttgttgttgttgttgtgtactgAGTCACTGCACACCAGTTTTCATATGTTTCTGGGCTCCAAGTCACAAACACCTCAGAGTGGctgctcaagtaagcctaatgcccatattttgAGTCATGTGCCATGTGCAGACAGTGAAGTAttggatccaaggggttaatttTTAATACTTTCTTGTGATAAAAGATAGTTGAAGCAAAGGATAGAAAATCATAAAATGACATTTTATTACAGAGACATGTTAAAATAGCACATTTTGTTT encodes:
- the LOC119594227 gene encoding anillin-like (The sequence of the model RefSeq protein was modified relative to this genomic sequence to represent the inferred CDS: added 147 bases not found in genome assembly), whose translation is MCSRWEQHIRDSSPERQDRSRSPQKTLSRSISPRKLPAAQNASPVKSTSSVDMGTIAGDQAASPYRMKSQGDGPLNRLGNERRSRRDLSPHKPPPVGDIVKGEAPMSAVVPLIDDPHMSSVRQRAAAFDSAGVGCDPEKDPAELTLQERRALFNKKQAAALVPKAPFGQSVPAKSLRSEDVGPSAAKATAVAHSQPVKRPSKRIATEPAPGICQKLQEIQKG